The following DNA comes from Triticum aestivum cultivar Chinese Spring chromosome 3D, IWGSC CS RefSeq v2.1, whole genome shotgun sequence.
atgcttgtcacgttCGGCTAGATAGCCATCGTCGCGTGtcagggcacgcccccgtgatccgtagatcgatctggtttgtcctgctctactgtccaggtcctgccgcaggtcatatgtatatcccctagctgttttatctctgcctttacagcgaggtagtatgggctggtgttcggcttgagttgccgctttgtcccggccacatggtggtcgatcagccgtattacgcgctgatggtacgggctcaagtgactcgtcatcgaattgaggtagcaatttgcgcttcgggtaacttttagttgggcgctcgaggccgtattcctcggctgccagaacattagtccatctatcgttgagcagatcttgatcagcttgaagctgctgctgcttctttttcaggctccttgcagtggctattagccggcgcttaaagcgctcctgctcgagaggttcctcaggcacgataaaatcctcgttgccgaggctcacctcatcctcggagagcagaagataattactgtcctccgagtcttcatttacggcctgttcatcggggcttactcgcccatcttcccgttcgtcctgttcggaagttggctcaacggggtcttcattgtcttcggcatcgtccagagtattgttttctcctgtgccggtattgctatcttttccacggcatgatttagagcggcgccgctgacgtcggcgctttggctgtatctcaggaggtttatcctcgactggatcttccttgtcgtcaccgctattctctttgggtgtatccaccatgtacacgtcatacgaagaggtggtcgtCGAACGTCCaataaacggcgggttttgggcctactcttctccgtcatcgtcgtccataccgtcgatgtcttcggaaccgtaatctagcatgtcggttaagtcctcgacagctgctataaagtgggtggtgggtgggacgtgaaattccccgctctcagtccctagtccgggctgggcatagttcggacgttgctcctccgtaatgacaagggatcgcattaagtccagagcctcgtttaaaggcgaggtttggccggAGAGAAGAGAGCCCGTGGAGTACGGCGATAGGGAGactccttggccgaactcacacgatgctgactccgaggattCGGAGCCAATGTCCGGAGAAGGGTtcggcttcatgatggttgccagcgacactacttcccCCGGCTCTCCCACAATGGGCctagtggccgcagatagtccggcgagctcagggagcccgtcttcggacctggcgatacgctccggatctaaggccagagcggaggttgggggcgcgaatccttggaagatcaagtctcctcggatatcagcgacatagtccagatttccaaaactaatctggtgacctggggcgtagctgtcgatctgctctagatggccaagcgagttcctgcttgattgatcttgatgaatatgagtattacaagagttgatctaccaggagatcgtaatggctaaaccctagaagtctagcctgtatgattatgattgcctctacggactaaaccctccggtttatatagacaccggaggggactagggttgtacaaattcgcttacagaaaaaggaatcttcatatccgaacgcctagcttgccatccacgccaaggagagtcccatccggacacgggagagagtcttctgtcttgtatattcacaacccatcagttcggcccatgtccaacaggtcggatgctcgaggaccccttaatccaggactccctcagtgatgctTGACCAAACCTatttcttcgagtgaagactttggaaACCTCTTGCAATGCAGTCCATTTTCTTCATTGTCAAAGGCGATGTTCTATAAAATGTTGTAGTCAATGTTCTCACTGAAGCATTAGGAACTATCAATGTGGTTCTCCTAATGTGAGGAATTTGAGAGTTCAAATATTCCAACCACTGCTGAGCTGGCAATAGCTGTCTGGTAGGTCCCACATAACCAAGGGTCATATCAGGACTTTGGGTTGCGACCccagctataaatagccacccttgACCATCATTTGTTGGTTGGCTTCTCCTAGTTATTGCATGTCAAGCGCTATTCGGACCAACCCATcctccaaagcatttgagagaTTCCTAGTGAGGAAAAAGAAACCAAATacccagagccaaagtgattgagcatcaccgaagGGTCTATTCTCACTGAACCAAAGACTTGTACTCCTGAAGATGATCTTCCATACAGTTAGGAGTCAAGTTCAGAGCTTCCAAGAGTCATATTGTGGAACGTCGAAGAACAAGTATGTGAAGGTTTccgaagtctaccttgaagacttcccataagtgattgggcgaggtctaagtgaccttagctcaaggagaagaAGGTGAAGACTTGGTCTTCTGAGTGAAATCTTAGCCAATCCAACCAAACATAAAATTTTCACAACAACTTGAACTGTTCAAACAAATCCTAGGAGATGATTCTATGGGGATCGGGTGTGTCCTTGACTTTTGTCTTCTTTTAGCTACTGGTTCCatttcttcacttatttactttcaaTACTTGTTTTGTGAAGACTTTGTCTCCTCCTCCCTCTGAAGACTTTGTCTGGAGACTAACTCTTTCTATTGTGCATGTTTTGTTTTGTCTTTAGCTCAGTGGTACTTAAGTGTGTTTGCTTCTATGTTCGTTTAGCTTACTTGTATTGCTACTTAGTTTGCATGCTTTCCACTGTTCTGATGACTCTGTCTTTAAGTTGAATGCATGCTGAGCGTAATTTTTCCTCCACAGGTATTTCTTCATACTACTAAGTTTTTGTGTCTTCGAAGAAATTGTTTCCCTCGAAGAatttattaataatctcccattcaTCTGCTCTAGTCGATAATTCACGCTTTCAGTTCCTACATGAACCAAAATGCCTAACAAAGCATGATGCGTCAATAAGGATATATCTCAACCTTTTATCTACACCACATAGCAAATTTTCAAACATCTGAGCAACATTCATGGTGGATGTACTTTGGAAATAATTTGGGGAAAATGGTCATATAGAGCGAGAGTACTAGAAGTTAAAAAAATGTTTTCAATAACCTCATCATTATGACAAAATCAAAATTTACTTCCTATCATTCTCATAGAGAGATTACGTTTGGTAAATTTATGACTCCCCTCCATGATGTAATAAAATCTCAACTTTGCAAAACTCCCTATTATCAACCAGTGTACCATCGATAACGTCATTGAACTTTATGGCCACACTCAGACTGGAGACAAAGTTCTCGACCCAAGCACACACCTTATCGAGAAACTTTCCATCCATATAATTGTATCGGAAAggccatttgaccttgtcataggctttCTTGAAGTAGATTTTAAATATTCGACTCCATTCATCTTTTTTCTGGCGAAGCTCATGTGTTGTTTCATGGAGATCAACTACTCCTAGGATATTTCACTCACGTGTGACCCGTTTGTGTAGGCCAAACCACATGATCTATCACACTATTAATGCAATTATTCGCTACTTTTACGGGGAAGAATAAAGCTTATACATTTATAAAGCGGATATGATGGTTGAATGCTAGCTTCTTGCACCTTCCACGAAAATAGTAATCTCTTCGAACTGGAGTCAAAACAGTGGAAGTATGCTGACATAAAAATCACGGAACATAACCATAAGGTCATCCTTGATGTCCCAAAGCACCCGGTAAAACTCGGCATGCGAACATTCAACCCGAAGCTTTGTTATGTTCTGTTTGGAACATCACCTCCCAGACCGCCTTCTCTGTAAATAGGGCCAATAAGAAATCATTATCAGTCTCTGAAACTTGAGGGATATTGTCCCTAAACAAATCTGCCAAGGAAACCTAGTTTTCAGCATGCCGGAGAGGCCTTGTAATACTTTGTGTTGTAATCATTTAGGGGAGCAGCAACCTTAATAACCACTTCACCTTGATGGAGGCCAAAGATACACTTTTTATGATACTTCTCATTACCTGTCATGTGAAAAAACTTGATGTTGTTATCATCTTTCACGAGGTGCTGAACTTTGGAACGTTGGTAACCATATTAGCTCCTCATATGCTTAAGTTTGGCACTGCCTTATTGATTATTTTTAAACCTCCCAAGTGGCAAGGCCACAAACTTCATCCTATTTTGTCAAGCTAGTCAATAGTAACCGAGagatgcaatcttcttttgttAATGTTGTTGATGTAGGCAGCTCAACTATATAGGTCCTGATGCGGCGTGGTCTAAGTTAATTATCGTTCCACCTTTAGTGAGATTTCTCCCTTTACTTCATTTTCCCCATACCTTGGCAACTTGATCAACAAAATCATCACGATCCAGCAGACTCGATATGAACTTTAAAAGGTGGCTACTAGCTTGAAATGTTATTGTTTTGGTATCCAAGAGGAGGGGGAGCATGATATGATAACCAGCTTAACCATTCGAGAGTATTAGATGATGGATACTTGCGAGAATTTTTCTTCTCATACATTAGTCACAAACACACCGGAAATCCAATTCAGCTCTTGGAAGCATATGTTCCTGCGCACCAAAAATATTTTCTGCAGATGTCAACTTTTTTTTGCATCTAAACACACTGTCAAGTTTCTCATATGTTTGATTGTGAAAGTTACATGCCCATGTAAATTGATGTCTCGTAAGGTCAACCAATGCACCATACTGCCCTCTCCACCCCACCAACATCAAGAAAACCATGTCGTCGCTGCCTCTCTTTCGTTGTCTATTCTTCCTCACCACTGTTGCGAGATGACAAACATATTATTCCCGCCGGAATGACATAGGTTTATCACCGAGACCATGCAGGTCATCCTAACCAATAGTTATGTGGGTCTTGGAACAACTTTTGAACCTCACTCACACTGCATATCTTGCTTCTCTTGTCAGCGTCATCGTCAaaaacctatgatatgagttgaagAAAATAATGTCATGAGTATTTCTTTAATAAATTTATACAAAGATATTGGAAGTAGTTCATATACGTCAGAACCCGGTCATAAATCCTGCCTCTGGTTGAGATGATCACCAGAACCCGGTCATAAATTCCGCGATGGCCGGGTCCTGGTGAAACCCAATCAAAATCGGTTCGTTATATGTCGTGACTGTACATTCTTTTTTTATTTAAAATAAAGGTTTTTACGAACCTGCCTTGAGACGAGTGATGAACTTTTTTCACGGGCTGTTTTGCGTTCCGTTGGAGAAGTTGGGTGGAATGGTAAATGCACTTTTTTTACAGGGAAAATGGTAAATGCACTTTCCAAATGTGTACTGTACACTTTTCAAACCGCGCATCGGTGAAAAGCAATCAACCGACATACACGGCGTCATTCAATCACTGTTGCCGAACGGTAATCTGTTTCCGCTTTTACCATTCTTCCACATTATTTATTTACCCCAGCCCAGTACtgttccttccccctccttcctcCACCCTCCTCCTCTCTGCCGTCTGTGCACCCCGAGCACCAGGCCTCCACGAGCGCCGAGGCGGAAGCGGAAGCGATGGCGATCGATCAGTCCCTCAAGGCAAGTTAATCTCCTCCTCTTTCTTTGATTCGTGCGGCTGTTGATTTATAGAATTATGCAGTTAGCGGTCGAGGGCTTCTTGATTTCTCGGCGGTCTCTTGAATCTTTGGTTAATGGAGCGCTGCATACCGCAATCTCGTGACATGTGGAGGGCTCATTTTGTTTTATTTCGTCATCCTGTGATAGCCTTGGAGAAAGCGATTCTTGTTTGGAACGTAAAAAAAGAAATGTTTCTTGAAAAAAAAAATCGACCATCCAGCCAGAACAGATTTTGTTTCTCTACGACATATTGCTAGATGGGATTAGTAATACAAAAGGATTGATTGTTGATTATATGTTGAACTTATGTATCTGCTTTTGTTTGCTGCTTTTCAGAAGAAGAGAGGGAGACCAGCAGGAGGAGGTTCCCCGTCTGTCAACAATAGCGAGCGAGATAAGATGGTCATGGAGAAGAAGATGGCACTGGTGCACCGAAGGCTGGCCTTGCTCGACAGCGAGAGCGACAAGGAAACTGATGTTGTGCCAACGGCCACAATGGTGAGGTCCTTCAGCTTAAGCTCCACTCAGATTGTTGGCCACTGCAGGTCTGCCGTAGTCTTTCATGCCAGCAATTTCAATTTCTTTTCTGAAGCTCGATCACGCTTAGATTGTTGTGCCTCTGATAATCTGTAATGGACCCTGCTATAAAAACTTAAAAAGTAATAATAAAACTGTAATGGAGTCTGAAAGTGCCTGTTACTCTGTTTAAGCTTCTTTTTAAAATCTTCACTGCCTCAATAGTACTGTAGCAACTAGTGCTTCCAACACTCTTGAGCTTATGCATTCTCTTAGATTATAGGTTTCCTTCTGCTTAAACTTGACTGCCTCAATAGTCTGCCATTTGATTGGCTTTTCTTTTGTGTTCCTGAACCTTGATCACACTTATGTGGAACTGCCTCTGTTAAAGTAAAATGAAGTATATAATAATTTGCTTATGTTTTTTTCTCATGTTTCATTATCATGGTAGACACTAGTGCAACCAATACTCATGACAGTATGCATTCTATGTTATCAGATTATCTGTTTCTTTTTAGCCTTCtgttaaaattttgaattttttcatGGCATGGTGATATTTGATGATCACAGGATGATAGGCTTGCAATTGTTGTTGATCAACAGCCTGTCGTTATTAATTGCGATGATACAGATGATAAGGATGAATATGTTCCTTTGAGAGTAATTGAACCATGGTTGTTGCTTTAGCCCTCCTGTATCTAACTTTTCTAAGAGTTGGATTCTTCGTTATGTCAGATTGTGCGGCCACGGAGGGCGGACAGTGAGCAAAAAAGGCTGTTTGATGTTTCTCAAACACACAATGCCCAGGATACTGACACTGCTAAAGTAAGATAAGTCAGCAGTTCTACTCTTGTCATCGTGCACGTGATTTGATCGTTATCGTGGAAAATTACAGCTAGTAAACAGTTCTTCCAAAAAATTCATTTATAAGCACATAATGCTTCAGAGATTTTGACACCCAAAATTTCACTAGTTTTCTTATCTTCAATAATTGCATAAAATGGTTTAAAGATTTTGGCTGGTTGGGTTTCAGAAGAAGAGAGGGAGGCTTGTCAACGCCAAGAGTGACATGGAGCAGAAGTTGAATATGTCAACGCCGGGGCTTGCCTTGGTTGAGAGCGGCGGCAGTAACAGCAGCAAGAGTGACGTAGATGATGATCTTGTGCCGATGGTGAGAACTGTGATATGATTCCGCGTTCCGCCTTTAGGACATTCTTGTTGTTCAACGCTTGAAAAAAGCACATTGTCATATTTTACATACCTTTTTTTTTGTGAACATACATATGTTACACACCTTCATTTAAACAAAATGATATCATAATTTGGTTTGAGCAGGTCATATGTATGTCACACTTAAGGATTCAGACAACTTGCTAAAAAATTCTTAATGGGCTTAATTTCTGGACACATTGAATGTGTTTCTAAACATTTATGAACTCTGCTATGTTTATATGCATTGCTTCATGTAGTCTATATAACTGTTGGGTTATTAACCGCTACTTTCCTCACTTTCGATTAGTTCAAAACATGCACTAACTATGAACAAGCTTCATATGTTACACACCTTTCATTTCAAAAAATGATGTCATAATTTGGTTTAAGCAGATCAATATGTTTGTCACACTTAACGATTCGGGCGACTAAAAATTCTTAATGGTCTTAATTTCTGGACACAGTTTTGAATGTGTTTCTAAACATTGATTGACTCTGCTATGTTCATATGCATTGCCTCATGTATTCTATATTACTGTTGTGTTTTTAACCTCCATTTTCTTCACTTTCTATTAGTTcaaaacatgtactccctccgtcccataatataagattgtTTTTCAAGCTATGTTAGCTTGAAAAACGATCTTATCTTGTGGGCCGGAGGGAGTACTAACTAACTATGAATAAGCTGTGACTTGACAGGTAGCTGCTGTTAATTGCCAAAAGACATGTACAAGGTACTTCAAACTTTTTTTCTTTTCTCGAGAGTAAgaagatgcattaacagttcctgaAAAGCCTGTCCACTTATGCACTTCAATCTTTGAACAAACTACAGTGTTCAGGGTAACTTTGGGTCTGCTATGGAGAGAGCTGAGGAGTTACTTGTGGAGTTACCAGCCGAACATCCTAGCTTTGTCAAGCATATGCTACATTCACATGTTGTTCATGGTTTTTGGCTGGTAAGTCTATTTATTAGCTATTCACATATTTGTCCAAAGCGGAAGAATTAGGCGATCATTTCTTATGAACAACATGTGGACCCAAGAACCCAAATATCGAAGGGGAGGAAACACCTGCTAAACGAAAATGCAGATTGCCTTTTCTTTTGTATCAGAAGATAATCAAATTACTGGGCAAAAAATGTGCACTGCAAAAGTGTGAACTGCACAACTTAGAGCACGTCGTGGTTTGTGAAATTTAGTTTCAGGTAGAGCAATCTCAtaagcttagtacatgtgtggacgCTTCCTGAGTGTCACTTGGTGTACATGGGGATGGGATTAATGAAAACATTTCCTTCTCTTTGTTTTTGCTTCCGCTGCATTTGAATTTTACGTTTGTCTCCCAGGGTCTACCGTCTGACTTCTGCAACAAGCATCTCCCAAAGAAGGACACTGCTGTTGTGCTAGAAGATGAGGATGGGCACAACTATGATGCAAAATATCTAGGTGCCAAGCAAGGACTTAGTGCTGGTTGGAGAGGTTTTGCGATTAATCATGATATCAAGGTTGGAGATGTTGTAGTCTTTCAACTTGTTAGTTCAGCAAAGTTTCAGGCAAGTGTTTCCCGATAAATTTTCAATTGCTTGATCATTCTTTTACACTATTGATTGACAGGAACTACATATGCACTAGTGTGTGCAGGACACACATTTCTTGAATTGTTCCTTGCATGCTCTGTCCGCACTTATCCAATATTAAAATTTCCTCTTGTTTTCTCTACACTTTTCATTCAGGTCTACATATTAAGAGCGAACAACTTCACTACAACTGATGGAGCACTTGGTCTCCTGTGTCTGGAAGCTGGCAAGGAGAAGATACCGAGTGAGTCAAAGTTCATTGTGTTGATTCTGCACTTGGGAATTTATTATACATGGATAACGTAACCAATGAATCTTCTGAATCATTTTTTGTGTTATGCAATGCAGAAGAAGAAAGTTCCAATGATGTCAAATCTGAAGCTGGCAAGGAGAAGATACCGAGTGAGTCAAATTTCATTGTGTTGATTCTGCACTCGTGAAATTTGCTATACATGGATAAGTTAACCATTGAATCTTCTGAATCATTTTTTGTGTTATGCAATGCAGANNNNNNNNNNNNNNNNNNNNNNNNNNNNNNNNNNNNNNNNNNNNNNNNNNNNNNNNNNNNNNNNNNNNNNNNNNNNNNNNNNNNNNNNNNNNNNNNNNNNNNNNNNNNNNNNNNNNNNNNNNNNNNNNNNNNNNNNNNNNTTCATTGTGTTGATTCTGCACTTGGGAATTTATTATACATGGATAACGTAACCAATGAATCTTCTGAATCATTTTTTGTGTTATGCAATGCAGAAGAAGAAAGTTCCAATGATGTCAAATCTGAAGCTGGCAAGGAGAAGATACCGAGTGAGTCAAATTTCATTGTGTTGATTCTGCACTCGTGAAATTTGTTATACATGGATAAGTTAACCATTGAATCTTCTGAATCATTTTTTGTGTTATGCAATGCACAAGAAGAAAGTTCCATTGATGTCAAATCTGAAGCTGGCAAGGAGAAGATACCGAGTGAGTCAAATTTCATTGTGTTGATTCTGCACTTGTGAATTTCTTATACATGGATAAGCTAACCATTGAATCTTCTGAATcatgttttgttttctgcaatgcAGAAGAAGAAAGTTCCATTGATGTCAAATCTGAGGAGAAACCAAAGGTTGCTCAGAGCGATAGCAGCAACCTAGCCAGTGAGTCAATAACAGATGGCATCAAATTTTCAGACACAGCCATCGATTTCGACGACGTGAAAGATTTCAGCAGCTTCAGCATCATCGTAGACGGCCTGGCCATCGACTGCGAGTTTCCTGACCAACAACGCGAGACGTACTACGAGCTGTGCTGTGCCCAGAAGTCGTTCCTTCACAAGGACCTGCTCAAAGGGCTAAACATCACACTCGTGGTGGGGGCGATCATGGAGACTATCGACATCGCAGAGGGCATCAGGGCCTGCAAGGCGCGCGTTCCTTCCCGCAAGGACTTTGTGGTCTGGAAGAAGAACTTGCAGGCCTTGAAGCTCCTGGGCATGAATGTGGACTTCCTGCTCAAACGCGTCGATGGTCTCCTCAGCCTCCCTGCTCGACCCAGAGCCCCTGCTGAGGTAAAACTGGAGCGGGCACGCACCGTTGCGAAAATCAAGGAGGTCGAGTCCAGGATTTCGAGTGTGAAGGACACTCTGGAGGAGATTGACGTGGAGATGGAGGAGATGGAGTCCAGCGCGAAGATAGTGGATGAGATGATGCAGCTGTTAGCGACCGCGCCATGGTAGCAGTGTGCACGCGGCTTCGGTCGCTGCCGCAGACAATAAATATTTTGGGCGACATGGCCCATTCAGTATGCAGAGGAAGATGATGCGGTGGATGGGGTCTAAGCTTTGCAGAAGATTAGAACTGCGTTGTGGCGGCAGTATTTGGTTTTAAGAGTGAACACTTCTTTTTTGTATAAAAATGCAAATTGAGAGTAGTTATTATCTGTGTACCATCTTGGTTACACTTCTTGTGCAGCAAACAAACTAGGATGCTGTTTTTTTTTTGGGTACACATCAAGTGGCGTGACCTATCTCCATGCCATCCCCCCTGTGTAATTCCGCGGAACTGCGCTGTGACAGTGCTGAAAATGCAAGAGATATGCAGTTTGCTTTGAGTATTTGGTGAGTGCATTTGAATGTGTGTTTCCCTGCGTTTTTTTGCTA
Coding sequences within:
- the LOC123074366 gene encoding B3 domain-containing protein Os01g0234100 isoform X2 — its product is MAIDQSLKKKRGRPAGGGSPSVNNSERDKMVMEKKMALVHRRLALLDSESDKETDVVPTATMIVRPRRADSEQKRLFDVSQTHNAQDTDTAKKKRGRLVNAKSDMEQKLNMSTPGLALVESGGSNSSKSDVDDDLVPMVAAVNCQKTCTSVQGNFGSAMERAEELLVELPAEHPSFVKHMLHSHVVHGFWLGLPSDFCNKHLPKKDTAVVLEDEDGHNYDAKYLGAKQGLSAGWRGFAINHDIKVGDVVVFQLVSSAKFQVYILRANNFTTTDGALGLLCLEAGKEKIPKEESSNDVKSEAGKEKIPKEESSNDVKSEAGKEKIPKSSIDVKSEAGKEKIPKEESSIDVKSEEKPKVAQSDSSNLASESITDGIKFSDTAIDFDDVKDFSSFSIIVDGLAIDCEFPDQQRETYYELCCAQKSFLHKDLLKGLNITLVVGAIMETIDIAEGIRACKARVPSRKDFVVWKKNLQALKLLGMNVDFLLKRVDGLLSLPARPRAPAEVKLERARTVAKIKEVESRISSVKDTLEEIDVEMEEMESSAKIVDEMMQLLATAPW
- the LOC123074366 gene encoding B3 domain-containing protein Os01g0234100 isoform X1, which gives rise to MAIDQSLKKKRGRPAGGGSPSVNNSERDKMVMEKKMALVHRRLALLDSESDKETDVVPTATMIVRPRRADSEQKRLFDVSQTHNAQDTDTAKKKRGRLVNAKSDMEQKLNMSTPGLALVESGGSNSSKSDVDDDLVPMVAAVNCQKTCTSVQGNFGSAMERAEELLVELPAEHPSFVKHMLHSHVVHGFWLGLPSDFCNKHLPKKDTAVVLEDEDGHNYDAKYLGAKQGLSAGWRGFAINHDIKVGDVVVFQLVSSAKFQVYILRANNFTTTDGALGLLCLEAGKEKIPKEESSNDVKSEAGKEKIPKEESSNDVKSEAGKEKIPKESSIDVKSEAGKEKIPKEESSIDVKSEEKPKVAQSDSSNLASESITDGIKFSDTAIDFDDVKDFSSFSIIVDGLAIDCEFPDQQRETYYELCCAQKSFLHKDLLKGLNITLVVGAIMETIDIAEGIRACKARVPSRKDFVVWKKNLQALKLLGMNVDFLLKRVDGLLSLPARPRAPAEVKLERARTVAKIKEVESRISSVKDTLEEIDVEMEEMESSAKIVDEMMQLLATAPW
- the LOC123074366 gene encoding B3 domain-containing protein Os01g0234100 isoform X3, whose translation is MAIDQSLKKKRGRPAGGGSPSVNNSERDKMVMEKKMALVHRRLALLDSESDKETDVVPTATMIVRPRRADSEQKRLFDVSQTHNAQDTDTAKKKRGRLVNAKSDMEQKLNMSTPGLALVESGGSNSSKSDVDDDLVPMVAAVNCQKTCTSVQGNFGSAMERAEELLVELPAEHPSFVKHMLHSHVVHGFWLGLPSDFCNKHLPKKDTAVVLEDEDGHNYDAKYLGAKQGLSAGWRGFAINHDIKVGDVVVFQLVSSAKFQVYILRANNFTTTDGALGLLCLEAGKEKIPKEESSNDVKSEAGKEKIPKEESSNDVKSEAGKEKIPKEESSIDVKSEEKPKVAQSDSSNLASESITDGIKFSDTAIDFDDVKDFSSFSIIVDGLAIDCEFPDQQRETYYELCCAQKSFLHKDLLKGLNITLVVGAIMETIDIAEGIRACKARVPSRKDFVVWKKNLQALKLLGMNVDFLLKRVDGLLSLPARPRAPAEVKLERARTVAKIKEVESRISSVKDTLEEIDVEMEEMESSAKIVDEMMQLLATAPW
- the LOC123074366 gene encoding B3 domain-containing protein Os01g0234100 isoform X6, which encodes MAIDQSLKKKRGRPAGGGSPSVNNSERDKMVMEKKMALVHRRLALLDSESDKETDVVPTATMIVRPRRADSEQKRLFDVSQTHNAQDTDTAKKKRGRLVNAKSDMEQKLNMSTPGLALVESGGSNSSKSDVDDDLVPMVAAVNCQKTCTSVQGNFGSAMERAEELLVELPAEHPSFVKHMLHSHVVHGFWLGLPSDFCNKHLPKKDTAVVLEDEDGHNYDAKYLGAKQGLSAGWRGFAINHDIKVGDVVVFQLVSSAKFQVYILRANNFTTTDGALGLLCLEAGKEKIPKEESSNDVKSEAGKEKIPKEESSIDVKSEEKPKVAQSDSSNLASESITDGIKFSDTAIDFDDVKDFSSFSIIVDGLAIDCEFPDQQRETYYELCCAQKSFLHKDLLKGLNITLVVGAIMETIDIAEGIRACKARVPSRKDFVVWKKNLQALKLLGMNVDFLLKRVDGLLSLPARPRAPAEVKLERARTVAKIKEVESRISSVKDTLEEIDVEMEEMESSAKIVDEMMQLLATAPW
- the LOC123074366 gene encoding B3 domain-containing protein Os01g0234100 isoform X7; the encoded protein is MAIDQSLKKKRGRPAGGGSPSVNNSERDKMVMEKKMALVHRRLALLDSESDKETDVVPTATMIVRPRRADSEQKRLFDVSQTHNAQDTDTAKKKRGRLVNAKSDMEQKLNMSTPGLALVESGGSNSSKSDVDDDLVPMVAAVNCQKTCTSVQGNFGSAMERAEELLVELPAEHPSFVKHMLHSHVVHGFWLGLPSDFCNKHLPKKDTAVVLEDEDGHNYDAKYLGAKQGLSAGWRGFAINHDIKVGDVVVFQLVSSAKFQVYILRANNFTTTDGALGLLCLEAGKEKIPKSSIDVKSEAGKEKIPKEESSIDVKSEEKPKVAQSDSSNLASESITDGIKFSDTAIDFDDVKDFSSFSIIVDGLAIDCEFPDQQRETYYELCCAQKSFLHKDLLKGLNITLVVGAIMETIDIAEGIRACKARVPSRKDFVVWKKNLQALKLLGMNVDFLLKRVDGLLSLPARPRAPAEVKLERARTVAKIKEVESRISSVKDTLEEIDVEMEEMESSAKIVDEMMQLLATAPW
- the LOC123074366 gene encoding B3 domain-containing protein Os01g0234100 isoform X8, which produces MAIDQSLKKKRGRPAGGGSPSVNNSERDKMVMEKKMALVHRRLALLDSESDKETDVVPTATMIVRPRRADSEQKRLFDVSQTHNAQDTDTAKKKRGRLVNAKSDMEQKLNMSTPGLALVESGGSNSSKSDVDDDLVPMVAAVNCQKTCTSVQGNFGSAMERAEELLVELPAEHPSFVKHMLHSHVVHGFWLGLPSDFCNKHLPKKDTAVVLEDEDGHNYDAKYLGAKQGLSAGWRGFAINHDIKVGDVVVFQLVSSAKFQVYILRANNFTTTDGALGLLCLEAGKEKIPKEESSIDVKSEEKPKVAQSDSSNLASESITDGIKFSDTAIDFDDVKDFSSFSIIVDGLAIDCEFPDQQRETYYELCCAQKSFLHKDLLKGLNITLVVGAIMETIDIAEGIRACKARVPSRKDFVVWKKNLQALKLLGMNVDFLLKRVDGLLSLPARPRAPAEVKLERARTVAKIKEVESRISSVKDTLEEIDVEMEEMESSAKIVDEMMQLLATAPW
- the LOC123074366 gene encoding B3 domain-containing protein Os01g0234100 isoform X4; this translates as MAIDQSLKKKRGRPAGGGSPSVNNSERDKMVMEKKMALVHRRLALLDSESDKETDVVPTATMIVRPRRADSEQKRLFDVSQTHNAQDTDTAKKKRGRLVNAKSDMEQKLNMSTPGLALVESGGSNSSKSDVDDDLVPMVAAVNCQKTCTSVQGNFGSAMERAEELLVELPAEHPSFVKHMLHSHVVHGFWLGLPSDFCNKHLPKKDTAVVLEDEDGHNYDAKYLGAKQGLSAGWRGFAINHDIKVGDVVVFQLVSSAKFQVYILRANNFTTTDGALGLLCLEAGKEKIPKEESSNDVKSEAGKEKIPKESSIDVKSEAGKEKIPKEESSIDVKSEEKPKVAQSDSSNLASESITDGIKFSDTAIDFDDVKDFSSFSIIVDGLAIDCEFPDQQRETYYELCCAQKSFLHKDLLKGLNITLVVGAIMETIDIAEGIRACKARVPSRKDFVVWKKNLQALKLLGMNVDFLLKRVDGLLSLPARPRAPAEVKLERARTVAKIKEVESRISSVKDTLEEIDVEMEEMESSAKIVDEMMQLLATAPW